The proteins below come from a single Thermoproteales archaeon genomic window:
- a CDS encoding DUF4405 domain-containing protein, protein MKAKENLKATSKKNVKIKRLISLALLLVFLVVAITGVFLLVFKSGVRESQSYKLHVISGLIMIPLTIAHVILEMKI, encoded by the coding sequence TTGAAGGCTAAGGAAAACCTTAAAGCAACGAGTAAAAAGAACGTTAAGATTAAGCGCTTAATCTCTCTAGCGCTACTCTTGGTCTTTCTAGTAGTTGCTATTACCGGGGTGTTTCTTTTAGTTTTTAAAAGCGGAGTTCGAGAATCCCAATCCTATAAATTGCACGTTATTTCAGGACTCATTATGATACCTCTAACAATTGCACATGTAATACTTGAGATGAAAATTTAG